The Thermosynechococcus sp. genome has a segment encoding these proteins:
- the ruvX gene encoding Holliday junction resolvase RuvX, with the protein MISVLGLDLGRKRIGVAGCDRLGQLATGITTIYRRNFASDVAQLRQICQERGVEKLIVGLPYTLDGQLGSQARQVQHLAEKIGAALNLPVEYVDERLTSFQAEEILKQRRRSPRQHKDLVDQIAAALILQQWLDARLQSERSTLPPADPPR; encoded by the coding sequence ATGATTTCCGTTCTCGGTTTGGATCTGGGGCGCAAGCGTATTGGTGTGGCTGGGTGCGATCGCCTGGGGCAGTTGGCCACGGGCATTACAACAATTTATCGCCGCAATTTTGCCAGTGATGTGGCACAGCTGCGGCAGATTTGCCAAGAGCGAGGGGTGGAAAAGTTAATTGTGGGCTTGCCCTACACCCTTGATGGTCAATTGGGTTCCCAAGCCCGCCAGGTGCAGCATTTGGCGGAAAAAATTGGCGCGGCCTTAAATTTGCCGGTGGAATACGTAGATGAGCGCCTTACCTCCTTTCAAGCGGAGGAAATCCTTAAACAACGCCGGCGATCGCCCCGTCAGCACAAGGATTTAGTGGATCAAATTGCGGCTGCCTTGATTTTGCAACAGTGGCTCGATGCCCGCTTGCAAAGCGAAAGATCAACACTGCCCCCCGCGGACCCGCCGCGATAA